Within the Vigna angularis cultivar LongXiaoDou No.4 chromosome 10, ASM1680809v1, whole genome shotgun sequence genome, the region CAGAGACTcttttttttctagtttctgaaataagtaattatttcaaaacctacctagttaaataaaattattaattgctTCACTTTTAAGTCGATATATTACACGCATAAATTAGTGCTGGAATCGTAATTATACTGTATGATCAGGAAGCCACATTAATAAAGAGGCGTGGACGGTCACGTATGTTGGAACCTTTGAATTTGGATAAGATATGACAATGATCATTCAGTTGAACAAAGTTAGAGATCGAACGGACAGTTCCAACAGCAAAGTATTCTTTTAAGACTTTGTTTACTTGAATGAATTTAGGAAAGAAtcattgaatggatttgaaagtaaattttttgttgtttatttgagtaaatttggaaataaatgagaataaatttaaaagtaaagtttgtgagaattagtgtaggatttgattggtgtgacagattaaaaaaacttactttcaaattcactctcgcTTACCtctaaatccactcaaataaataacaaaaaatttaccttcaaattatctcaaatttattcaatcactctcccctaagttcattcaagtgaacaaaacctATAAGATATTGCAAATCAAGGTTAAAAGTAACTAATTAGTGTATAATGAACTGGGATTGTGCTCATTAGGGTCTCACCAATCTTAGACCTatctcaaaaattataaatagagatcaaaggtaaaaaaagtaaatgatcacatttattgtaaatttaagaCTTTATACTCATCCgaattaattatttacttaaacaTTAGAATGTGAATGTGTGTTTTGTGAAATTGTTTAACCCTACACctgaaattataatattttttcatataacgagagaatttaatatatatatatatatatatatatatatatatatatatatatatatatatatatatatatatatatatatatatatatatatatatatatatatatatatatatatatatagacatgaACTACGCacatatatatttacttttttataataactaaaagaataaaattgtaattataaaaaaaatataagtaatttttcattttaatgatCGATagtagttttttaattttgtaaataatttttatttatttagtattaaaaatattaaattaaaaaaatcacttgaagaataaaattgaaaaaagtaaatgtaaatactaaaaagaaaatattctttgtaatatatatattaattgtccATACTTCATATCAAGTTAGTTATTAAGTTCAAGAAAAACTAAAGCCCGTGGTGTTAACAAAACTTTAGAATGTGTTCTTTTACGGACATTTACTGTTGACAGGTAATAGGAAGCGTGGATTTgctcttgtttttgttttcgtttgcAATCATTTGAAGGCGATGACTACTCGTTCGTTCTATCTTGTCTAACGTGAAGAGATTTATGGGTGATAGACAAGTTTTTAAAACAATAGCTTTGTATCACGTGCAGCActgttttctcttttattattatgttgcttttgttttaaatacttttatttaattttagtttaacaTTTCTTtctaattgttatttaaaaaaaacttttaaaattattattaatgtaaaaaatgtgTCATAAGAtgtatcatttatttattactattatttttttttcaaatttattgaaaaatagtttttaaaataaatagttttcgaaaatcatttcatattacaattattattaaaggtaatttgataattttactttactatatattaatttctttatctattagatcagttgaatcatttacaaattttgcttcaaatttattcactttaatctttaaatcttttaaaaaataacaacacaaattttatttttaaatctactcaaattttcaaatttgttcgatcattttttttttcaaatccattATCACAAAAGAAAACATCCAAGGAATTTTCCGTGAATAATATTTGCTTGGACACGAAGTTTTGAtcctaaaataattaaatagttgATTCCTAATTTAAGTGCTAGTATTACTCTCTGTTCATGCCATCAAACTACAAAATACTATATGATTTTCATTCGTCCTTGCTCGAGTGATGATAGATTAGTACGCCAGTTTCATTTTCTTACGCTAATATCCTTTTGAGTTAAGTTACTAATGAATCATATGATCAACCATAcggttttgttttgttaaactcCTATCCTAGGGCTCTGTATCTCATACAAACCAAGCTTCTCTCAGTTCTCTGCCACAGTAAAAAGTGGAGGAAAGAGATATCTCCCAATGGTAACAAAATACAGACCCAGTAGAGccttaaaaatataagataagaaCAAAATAGAGGAATTGGATGCAGTTTTAAACCACCAAACTTGAGGGGAAAAAGGAAGTAGGAAGCTAAACTCTTTCTGGCAAAAGGCATAGCTAGAATTATCTGCTTCGTTTTTTGTCTCTCAACTATGCTGGTCAGGCAGGAGGAAATCAAAAATCTACTGCCACCAAAAATTTTCATTCATCGGTTGAAGAGACTGGGAGTGGAGACTTAGCTTGTGTAATGTTCTGTTTCAGTGTTACTTCACTTGAAAGAGTTTAATCATTGATAAAcgcatattttttttcttcttaaagtCCGACTCATTTGGCGTTTTTGCATCCACGTCCAAGTTGTTATTATCTGTTGTTTTTGCATCCATGTCCAAGTTGTGAGCTATCACCTGATGATTATCAGATTCTGCAGATTGTGATGCCGTACATGTGCTGTGTTCATCCGTCTTCATTTGCATAGCTTGGTCTAGACATTTATTGGCACTGGTTATTTTCTTCCTATTATTTATCAGTTGTTTTCTGTGATAAATATTCTTTTCTGCGGAGTACTTCGCCATGGATGGATCAACCTTCTGGCTTAACTTAACTAGCTTCTGCtgctcttttttattttccttgcGTTCAAATTCCTCAGACAATTCATGGTTCCCCGAACCCATTTTCTTCCTCGCAATACAACTATCCTCAACCAGTTTCCGTTTCTTGTTTTCTCCTTTCCCGCACTCTGAATTTGGTATTGATAAAAGTTGTCCTTCACCATCCATTGACGCCACTTGATGGTTTACCAGATCTGGATGTGGCGATGGATCAATTTCTTCAGTGCCCTTGGTCTTTAGGTGACATTGTCCAGCTTCAGAATCCTCCCCATCCCCAATAATTCCACTACTCATAGTTTCAAGTACAATTTTGCCCAAAACAAATCCAGTCTCTGAAAGTTCACCCTTCCCAAGCATGTcataatttatcttcaaatttttttttcttccactcTTGTAAAATATACCATCATTGGCCAGCATTTGGAAAATTGTATGAGCACGTTTCCCTGCTTTCCCGGATACAAATACCTGAAATCCACAACGATTCAGTTGGATCGGAGCCTTATGAATTAACACAAAATAACATCTTCAAATGGACACAATGATCCATTTACAAATTACAAGGGATAAAAGATGGCTTGACTCTCTGGAATAACTTTATAATCAGGAACTATACCAGTTTGGTACAAGGGCAGAAAGGATAAACATCCCagtaaaaaatacaaaatgatcTACTGACATGTACCAATTTCCAGTAAGCTACGTTAAGTCTATTGATCAATGATTTCAAATTCGGATTGGCGTTCATCTCAGAAGGAGTCCTGGGCAATGGATAACTGCTTGAATGATTAAAAGTGCACGTATGCATGTACaatattgtcaaaatatgtGGTCATTGGCAGAAATGGGATGTTAGAACAATGATTAGTAATAAAGTCAAAATAAGTGGGGTAACACTCACCTTTTAAGCTAGTTTTTGCAGTTAAACCGAAATTTTAAAATGGTATGAGAGTCAATCCTAAATCCATTATTGAGCCTCCTATTTGCCACGCTCCACGCCAATAACTTTATGGTCAGTTTTGCAGGATTTTATTAGGCTTCAAGTCCAAATTCCAAAAACTTAATTAGGAACAGTTTCTTTACAAGACAGCAGCGATACTTCAATTTGAGAGCCCAAAATGGTTATAATAGTTGACAAGGTCTATGTAGAAACAAGGAAGGACCATAAACCCTAACTAATGCATGTTTGAATAGCCTAACCAATTAGAATAGAACCTGATCCCATTGCAACTTTATGATATTGATTTACTTACCATGTCAGATTGTGGAGAAGATGGGTATCTAGGCTTGCACATGAAGTGACGAAGACTACTTTTATCAACCAATGCATGTATCGAGTGCATCACCAAAGATGCCAATTTAGTAACTGCTATTGCAATTTCATCATCTGATTTGTATATATTAGACTTTCTTATTTCAGGTACAAAATTAACACTCATTCTGGCCTGTTCTTTAGCAAATTTAACACCTTCTTTCCACTCTCCATGATGTAGAACAGATGCAAAAGTCCACACCACTACAGCATCTTGAGGATCATTTACTAATGCCAGGTGAAATGCAAGCAATCCAATCCTGTAACATATACAAATATACAATGGTGTCAAACACAAACACCCATCACTTAGACAAACACAAATTCACAAACAACATCCATCCAAGCCTTAGCCAAGTAAACTCCAGCTACAGCAGAAAATAAGGTTCTATAAACCAGTTCTTCTCCCTCTCCACTTCTGTCCGTAAAACCATGAAAATTAAGTCCACCATTATGCTGGATTTTATTTGTCAAAGTAGATAgctttattataaaagtaattattgaTATGGATGCTGATTTTCCATATCAGAACCAGGTCAGCTCAGCTAAATAGTTGACTAAAAATGGCATGATTTCTGTAACACAAATAGTTTTAAGAAGATAAAAATGTCTACAATATGTGGGTCTTAAACACTTAAAACTAAGTTACACAATAAGAGCATCTAATATTTGAAACTTagattcaataataatttttcatctcCCTCAATCTGAGAGTAAGGGTTCAGAAGATATATACAAGCATAAatgttcaaatatatatttacgcactaaaacctaaaccctaaaattgTTCCCAAAACCTGGTTGATAGACAAACTAAGCCTAAATTCTTGAGGctaataacattttttacttttttatacaAGCATAAatgttcaaatatatatttgttagcactaaaacctaaaccctaaaattgTTCCCAAAACCAGGTTGACAGACAAACTAAGCCTAAATTCTTGAGGCTgataacaattttttctttattggaAAGGGGACTATTGTAGCAAACGAAACTTACAATCACTCACCAGAGAGTACAATCACAAGGTCGATCGCAAGCAAGCAACTTATCCAGATGAAAGAATAACTTctgcaaaaataaaatcagaacCATAAGAAGTGAAAGCATGCAAGTTGTATAACAAATGTAAACCTTTATGAGTGTGATTGTGACTATGGCCACACTCGTTCAAGTAGGTGGAGATGGAAGGCATAAAGGTAATCAGTATTTGGATACTAAAGACCTCATACCTTGACTTTTTTTATAGACATAAATGTGACCTTACATATCCAAATTTTTGCCCACTCACACAAGCATTCATCAGAATATGTGAGAATCTCTTCATAGTCATACTGCATTTTTAGATTTATATTAACCTCATGTAAACTACTATCCAGTTTGTCTTtagttacaaaaataaaaatcttataaTCAGGAGTAGTAATAATATTCTTCTGTCCTTAGGATTCATGGTTTCTACATGGAATTTCAGTTAGATACGTGTGCAAATAATATAGGATTACTCAATCAAGTTCGCTGATCAATTTTGAGTGATAATAAATCTTATATAAATAGCAAGCAATATTTGACTATACATGTTAGGGTATAAGGTGGGAGGtaatgagaaggagaagaaaggtaGGAGGGAAGTGAGGCCGAAAAGTGGAAGGCATGGAGAGgttaggccgaacggtggacaaAAGgggaagtgaggccgaacggtattgactgtaaaggccgaacggttgaaggcATGAAGAGgttaggccgaacggtggacaacggggagcgaccaggccgaacggtgggaAGCAGAGagaatattcagtataagttaatcagagtaaataaatatagtataagttaattagagtaaataaatatatattcaggaaaatattcaatataagatatttataattaaggatatatgcTAGGATAATTTATGgggagatatttatattaaacatagggatatttatattaaatgcagatatattctaggaaaatatttaataagagatgggcgggaaataattagtataaataaagttagGGTCTAGGTTAAAGATATGCTTttaattattgagttttgtaaaggaggttatgctccagGATAATTGacggaggttatgctcccaattattgggtgactgaaggaggttatgctcccagttATTATTTACTTGTGTTTACCCAGATATTACCattaataaaagagattcattcatctATTATCATTCGTTTATGGTGCCATTACGTGTGTGAAAGTGTGAAAGGTTGTATTTGGCTAGTTtacgtactcaggtacgtaacaatACACTTCAAAGCATTCAAATAATGATCCAGTTAACAGTGAACTAAAACTTATTGTAATATTTTCCTTCAGCTTGTAATGACTTTAGCATTTGCAttcattaaatcaaaataatatcataAGAAAGATGCTGCCTGTAACCAATTATTTGCAAAGCTAACTTACTAACAACAGATTGGAAGCTCGGTCATCTTCTTCAATAGCCTGTTCATCTAGATATGCTGCCTGTAACCAATCAATTAGTAAACACTGTATTTGGCTGATAGGCATATTATTAAAAGACTAAAATCTGTAACTCAAATTCACTTACATGTAAAGGAAGTAAAAATTTAAGCAATTTGAATTTCCAAAGTAGACGCAAAGATGGTTCAGCAGCTCCATAAGATATCATATAGTTCAATTCAATCATAATTTTAttctgaaatatatatataaaaagcaAGATGAGTACTGAGACTAGaactataattaatttgatatccAAAAATAAAACCTTGAGTATTCTATGCAACGAACCAATTTACTTTTTCCAGATGTCAATAATAAAGTGCAACAAAAAATGAGCATTTCTATACAACCCATGGGCAACAGATATCACGAGCAGAATTATCATTTATGCCAAAATCAGAGCAGCACACCACCATCATAAAATTTCAATTGATGTACCTTGTCCAAGTTCATAACTAGTGAAGAATATGCCCAAATTGCAGCCTCAATCTCCCTTGATAATGATAAACCTAGCCGAGCTGCAAGTCTGAAGCCACGCAAAATTCTTCCTGCaaacaaattcattttcatAGTAGATGCAAATCAATGTGATTCAGAATGCCTTATTTCAAGATGCTGATGAAAGTATGATGCTACCTACCAGGATCTTCTTTGAAGGACAACTGAGCAGGGATAACAGTTTCTAGCTGAATCCACATCACCAATCATAATTACAAGTTGCACTCATGCTTGGGGTTGTAAAAATGCATTGACACATTGAATAGAGAGTTACCTTTAAAGTCCTCAAATCTGCCATTCCATTGGTATAATCGTAGATTTTATTGGCAAAGGGGTCATAAAATAAACTGATTCCACAATCAGAAACGGATTAATAACacagaaataaatattatatgctgaaGATTAAAACAGATACTGTTACTTCAACTTCCTACATTGCAACATATAATCCAAAAACCCGTTTTAAAGAGCAAGTAAGAACAGAAACTATGCACAAAAGCAAATAGATTGCATACAAGCTCTAGAAAttttaaagggaaaaaaaacTCCAATGATACCTATTAATTGTGAAGTCTCTACGCAAGGAGTTTTTGCACCGAAATAAGTCTTTTTTATTACTGCATTTGGGCAGCTGAGAGTACAAAAATTGTTCCTTCGCATTGGAAGTTCGTGCCACTGTCTCAAAACTAGTTACCTGATACAATATAAATGTATAAGTTGATCAATATTTTGACATTACATTATTGAAAGCAGAACCTGTAAATGAGTGCAGATTAATAATACATGTAGTTtgtagattaaaaaaaaaagcaaaggtAATCTTGTATAACTACTTAAATGGACAAACCTCAACTACAGCACCTTTAATATGAACCAAGCATATTGGAAAACGACGGCCAACAATTTGGGCATGAACTGAACGACGAAAATGATTTTTCACCTGTTAGATatcgttgaagaaaaaaagtgtaTTAAAAGTGATAGTATCGTATGCTTCCAATGTAGTTCACAAATTGAGCCATTGTCATAAAACCTGCATAAGTTTTGCTGTGGTGATAACATCAAAATCTTTTGGAGTTCTATTCAGTATTAGATCTCTCACGCACCCACCTACTAAGTAGGACTCAAATCCTGCAATTCATAAAAGGTGAAAGAATGTAgtcattataaaagaaaatatgggTATAACGAAATACAAAAAAGTTCAAGGTAAATGAAAATTTGTACCAATATATAAACATGTATAGTACAAATGCGTTAACATTTTATTTGGATTAtggataaaatataaaggaaagAATTAGGAATGATAGAAATAGAGTGGAAAATATGTGTTGTTTGCAtggatagaaataagaaagaaaaaagtacaAGAATTTCTCTATGTTTTTGTTTGGATGAGTGAAAAATAGaattcaaagaaacaaacaaatgaaaaatatcctcatattaattaaaaaatattttttcaccaatactttttcttaacataatcttatttattatctaaataattgttataaaaaaatgtttaacttttaagatattaaaacataaaaatgaaaaagggaGAGATCGTTTCCCTCCCACTCTATGCCAATTTTACTTAGGGGAGGGGAAGTGTTTTCTGGTAAACAATAGAAATTTAGTATTTCTGTCCTATTTCTTTCCACTTCACTTCTACCACAAACAAGGTATCATATAACTGAGCATCCTTTTCAAAAGAAGGTGGAAAGATCACATAAACCACGGAGTATATCCAAAATTGTCTAGAGAgtgttttaaaatgaattagCACATCTTTGCAAAGTTATATTCTTAATATCTCATAATGTCTTTATTTGCTTCCTAGTTATTATTGTATGCTTTCTTCTCTTATTGGAGAGCGAGTCCTAGCAGTGATACAGTTGGGTCATGATGATCCGTTGATCATGAGTTTGAATCCAAAAACAGCCTCTTGCATGTGCAAAATAAGGTTGCTACAATGGCACAACGTATAGTTGTGCCTTGGTATGGGTTCAAATCCGAAAACTTCTTTGCATTGCAAGGGCGAGCCTACATACAATGAACCTCCCCCATACCTTTGCATAAATAGGGTTAGGCTCTATTCGTTTGTACAGATTGCAGATTGCACTGTAGAGAACAATTCACATAGACAGATATGAGAGATTTCTCATGTTCCAATCGACGGATTTGAAGGAGAATGGAAGCGTGGATGGTTTGTGCTTATACTGGTAGGACAACTGTAGTACCTAATTACTAGCATAAATGGAACTGCTATGTCAGTATTTTGTATCATTTTACATATCACATCAATATAAACTTCTCATAGTgattattctttctttctagtCCTTACCAATGCACTGTAATTCAGTAGAATTATACTTTAACCTTGTTGACTAGCAATTTCCACCAGCTCAAAGCTGCAAGAATGCTCCCCTGTAAATTATCCTTTGAGGTATCTACATTCTTAGGAGTAACCAGAAAGGATACTCAATAACTAAATACTAAGATCAGACTTTCAAAATCAAgatacaaagaaaataaactggAAAGGAAggcaatatattttttttatcattatttgttAATACCAAAATTTTACCAGCCTGTACGTGGCACACAACAGTCTTAGGATTTCATCGGGTATAAGGATATTCTCACCTTTTCTCCGAAGAAGTTTCAGGACAAACATAGATGAGTGTGAAATCATAGAACTAGTTACACCAAGCTTCTCTGCATCCAAAGTGCTCCATTCTGAGATGCCTATGCGATCTGAATAATAGCTTCAAATTGTAACTATGTATCAAATGCACACAATCAATGACTTAATATGGGTTTCTACACATACAAAAAAAGGTCTGAAACTGACTTTAGGTAACCACTTGCACTCAGTATCAGAGACTTTCATATGTTTTTATGTGCATTCTGTTTGATAGTATCATAGTGGCTcgattagaaaaataaattcagaTAACATGAAAGCCACAGCAGCAGTAGGTCACAAAAATTTTCCAATAACCGTGCTAAGCTGAgcaaagtaaaaaacaaaaaagtaattttacCTCCGCAAATAGAGTAGTCCAATTCTTCTTTTGGAGACTGACTATCTTGTTTTGGTTGTTTGGCCGGTTTGGGAGCATGTGAGTGAAAATTCTAACCAAAGAATCcaagaaaaattaaaggatTTAGAGAGAGATGTCACATATGGCAATGTGTTTGAGAAAATGCCTCAACCAAAGTAAAAGAGTGGTGCGATATTTGTGCACCTGAGAGTTGACGAAAATCTTCAAACGAACAAGCATGCCATGTTTGTTATGGTTCATTCTGAATGGAACCGCCATTGGAACATGAATCAACCACTTCACCGCTAGCTGAATCTCACCTTACTTCATTTCTAGCGCCAAAAGATCTTTCAAGTTTCTTACAACAATAGCCCTTCTATACCTTACTACATTTTTCAACAGTgtctttgtttttatattatttatccaccttatgtttttactgttttgttATCACCTTATTATCGCTATAATGCATCTAtatcattatataaatttatattttctattaaattaaaataattttattatattgtcaAATAGATATTCTTATCATTTCTTCTCACAAATAACTACATAACTCttgattcaaaaataaaaaattcaaattcttctttccaaatttatttatttttatagttttaaaattatattattttaataaaaagtaatacacaaaaatgaaaacacaCACATAGGTAGGTAATCGatattcctttcttcttttcttttacaattatCAATCAATAAAGAATGAATAATAtggtttgaaaaattatatctataaatattagatattgtaatattttgttattttaaatcattaatttttCCTAAAGGTGTTGGAAATGAAGTCAAAGCTAACAAATGTAAAGGGagtttcaaataatataaattttgtgtattttcattaaaattatctaaaaaattgGTCATGAATAGTAGggtttacaaattatttttcaatgattACCTTTACATTACAATTAATCAAACTTAGAACAGAGGATGGGATAATTGTGTAGGCTATATTTCCCTCTTGTTTATTTCTCTACTCACTGTCTTAcacaaatttcataatttctatttcaaatgGAGTTGGCTTGAAATTATTTGGAAATAGAATAATTTTACCATAATAaagtacaataaatataatttttaaataatatttttagagttTAGAAATTATGTACATAAATAGTTGtttgtatattaatttcaatGACATATTATTATCTTACTTTTAatgacattattattttatttgttacaaatttaaacttaatttacaattaattatttataaattcaattttaaaaattaaatagttttttaatactattttcatttcataaattaattattttataattaatcacctttcaattttagttattctcatttttactaaaatacaATCaaagtatttttgtaattaattatatcatatagttatttttttatagtattaatCAAAACTA harbors:
- the LOC108334726 gene encoding uncharacterized protein LOC108334726 isoform X1, whose protein sequence is MAVPFRMNHNKHGMLVRLKIFVNSQNFHSHAPKPAKQPKQDSQSPKEELDYSICGDRIGISEWSTLDAEKLGVTSSMISHSSMFVLKLLRRKGFESYLVGGCVRDLILNRTPKDFDVITTAKLMQVKNHFRRSVHAQIVGRRFPICLVHIKGAVVEVTSFETVARTSNAKEQFLYSQLPKCSNKKDLFRCKNSLRRDFTINSLFYDPFANKIYDYTNGMADLRTLKLETVIPAQLSFKEDPGRILRGFRLAARLGLSLSREIEAAIWAYSSLVMNLDKNKIMIELNYMISYGAAEPSLRLLWKFKLLKFLLPLHAAYLDEQAIEEDDRASNLLLKLFFHLDKLLACDRPCDCTLWIGLLAFHLALVNDPQDAVVVWTFASVLHHGEWKEGVKFAKEQARMSVNFVPEIRKSNIYKSDDEIAIAVTKLASLVMHSIHALVDKSSLRHFMCKPRYPSSPQSDMVFVSGKAGKRAHTIFQMLANDGIFYKSGRKKNLKINYDMLGKGELSETGFVLGKIVLETMSSGIIGDGEDSEAGQCHLKTKGTEEIDPSPHPDLVNHQVASMDGEGQLLSIPNSECGKGENKKRKLVEDSCIARKKMGSGNHELSEEFERKENKKEQQKLVKLSQKVDPSMAKYSAEKNIYHRKQLINNRKKITSANKCLDQAMQMKTDEHSTCTASQSAESDNHQVIAHNLDMDAKTTDNNNLDVDAKTPNESDFKKKKNMRLSMIKLFQVK
- the LOC108334726 gene encoding uncharacterized protein LOC108334726 isoform X2, which encodes MAVPFRMNHNKHGMLVRLKIFVNSQNFHSHAPKPAKQPKQDSQSPKEELDYSICGDRIGISEWSTLDAEKLGVTSSMISHSSMFVLKLLRRKGFESYLVGGCVRDLILNRTPKDFDVITTAKLMQVKNHFRRSVHAQIVGRRFPICLVHIKGAVVEVTSFETVARTSNAKEQFLYSQLPKCSNKKDLFRCKNSLRRDFTINSLFYDPFANKIYDYTNGMADLRTLKLETVIPAQLSFKEDPGRILRGFRLAARLGLSLSREIEAAIWAYSSLVMNLDKAAYLDEQAIEEDDRASNLLLKLFFHLDKLLACDRPCDCTLWIGLLAFHLALVNDPQDAVVVWTFASVLHHGEWKEGVKFAKEQARMSVNFVPEIRKSNIYKSDDEIAIAVTKLASLVMHSIHALVDKSSLRHFMCKPRYPSSPQSDMVFVSGKAGKRAHTIFQMLANDGIFYKSGRKKNLKINYDMLGKGELSETGFVLGKIVLETMSSGIIGDGEDSEAGQCHLKTKGTEEIDPSPHPDLVNHQVASMDGEGQLLSIPNSECGKGENKKRKLVEDSCIARKKMGSGNHELSEEFERKENKKEQQKLVKLSQKVDPSMAKYSAEKNIYHRKQLINNRKKITSANKCLDQAMQMKTDEHSTCTASQSAESDNHQVIAHNLDMDAKTTDNNNLDVDAKTPNESDFKKKKNMRLSMIKLFQVK
- the LOC108334726 gene encoding uncharacterized protein LOC108334726 isoform X4; its protein translation is MPKLLAVVFQYAWFILKVTSFETVARTSNAKEQFLYSQLPKCSNKKDLFRCKNSLRRDFTINSLFYDPFANKIYDYTNGMADLRTLKLETVIPAQLSFKEDPGRILRGFRLAARLGLSLSREIEAAIWAYSSLVMNLDKNKIMIELNYMISYGAAEPSLRLLWKFKLLKFLLPLHAAYLDEQAIEEDDRASNLLLKLFFHLDKLLACDRPCDCTLWIGLLAFHLALVNDPQDAVVVWTFASVLHHGEWKEGVKFAKEQARMSVNFVPEIRKSNIYKSDDEIAIAVTKLASLVMHSIHALVDKSSLRHFMCKPRYPSSPQSDMVFVSGKAGKRAHTIFQMLANDGIFYKSGRKKNLKINYDMLGKGELSETGFVLGKIVLETMSSGIIGDGEDSEAGQCHLKTKGTEEIDPSPHPDLVNHQVASMDGEGQLLSIPNSECGKGENKKRKLVEDSCIARKKMGSGNHELSEEFERKENKKEQQKLVKLSQKVDPSMAKYSAEKNIYHRKQLINNRKKITSANKCLDQAMQMKTDEHSTCTASQSAESDNHQVIAHNLDMDAKTTDNNNLDVDAKTPNESDFKKKKNMRLSMIKLFQVK
- the LOC108334726 gene encoding uncharacterized protein LOC108334726 isoform X3 — its product is MISHSSMFVLKLLRRKGFESYLVGGCVRDLILNRTPKDFDVITTAKLMQVKNHFRRSVHAQIVGRRFPICLVHIKGAVVEVTSFETVARTSNAKEQFLYSQLPKCSNKKDLFRCKNSLRRDFTINSLFYDPFANKIYDYTNGMADLRTLKLETVIPAQLSFKEDPGRILRGFRLAARLGLSLSREIEAAIWAYSSLVMNLDKNKIMIELNYMISYGAAEPSLRLLWKFKLLKFLLPLHAAYLDEQAIEEDDRASNLLLKLFFHLDKLLACDRPCDCTLWIGLLAFHLALVNDPQDAVVVWTFASVLHHGEWKEGVKFAKEQARMSVNFVPEIRKSNIYKSDDEIAIAVTKLASLVMHSIHALVDKSSLRHFMCKPRYPSSPQSDMVFVSGKAGKRAHTIFQMLANDGIFYKSGRKKNLKINYDMLGKGELSETGFVLGKIVLETMSSGIIGDGEDSEAGQCHLKTKGTEEIDPSPHPDLVNHQVASMDGEGQLLSIPNSECGKGENKKRKLVEDSCIARKKMGSGNHELSEEFERKENKKEQQKLVKLSQKVDPSMAKYSAEKNIYHRKQLINNRKKITSANKCLDQAMQMKTDEHSTCTASQSAESDNHQVIAHNLDMDAKTTDNNNLDVDAKTPNESDFKKKKNMRLSMIKLFQVK